Proteins encoded within one genomic window of Terriglobales bacterium:
- a CDS encoding ABC transporter permease, with amino-acid sequence MIFAIVRTALTALRRDRGALALSFILPVAFFTIFAVIFGGRRDTTPKISVIVVDEDHSRASQQLVKGLSAESLSVKTRPASKRGIDQPEYTAATAEAAVKAGAAPVALIIPRGFGENPIAFGGGSERSTIQLLKDSSDMVAPQMITGLLQKVAMTAMPDVMAAQGSKYMETYAGGLTPEQRKRLDQGLEELRKRDSGGNSSAQTPRDSNSGMPISVTARDVVGENKNNPMVSFYAAAIGVMFLLFTASSAGGSLLDEAESGTLDRVLSSQVTMGTLLAGKLCYCSLLAFSQLILMFVWAWLVFKLDFIPHLAGFFIMGLSTAFSVAAFGMLLASTCRTRAQLGPLSTLVILIMSSVGGSMFPRFLMPEAMQKAGLLTINAWAIDGFTKVFWRDEPVTHLWPQVLVLLIVGVLFFLIARRLARRWEYS; translated from the coding sequence TTGATCTTCGCCATCGTTCGCACTGCCTTAACTGCGCTGCGGCGCGACCGCGGAGCACTTGCTCTGAGCTTCATACTGCCGGTAGCGTTCTTCACCATCTTTGCCGTGATCTTCGGCGGACGAAGAGACACTACCCCAAAGATCAGCGTGATCGTGGTCGACGAAGACCATAGCCGGGCATCGCAACAACTGGTGAAAGGTCTCAGCGCGGAATCTCTGTCGGTAAAGACCAGGCCGGCGTCAAAGCGGGGCATTGATCAGCCTGAATACACAGCAGCGACGGCGGAGGCTGCGGTCAAAGCCGGTGCTGCGCCGGTGGCGCTTATCATTCCGCGGGGTTTCGGAGAAAATCCTATTGCGTTCGGTGGCGGCTCAGAGCGTTCCACGATCCAGCTGCTCAAGGACAGCAGTGACATGGTTGCGCCGCAGATGATTACCGGCTTGCTGCAAAAGGTGGCGATGACGGCAATGCCCGACGTAATGGCAGCGCAGGGATCGAAGTATATGGAGACGTACGCCGGCGGACTTACCCCGGAACAGCGGAAGCGACTCGATCAGGGCCTGGAAGAACTCCGGAAGCGGGACAGCGGCGGGAATAGCAGCGCGCAGACACCCCGGGATTCCAATAGCGGAATGCCGATTTCGGTTACCGCGCGCGACGTCGTGGGCGAAAACAAAAATAATCCGATGGTGTCCTTCTACGCGGCGGCCATCGGAGTCATGTTCCTTCTTTTTACCGCGAGCAGCGCCGGCGGTTCTTTGCTGGACGAGGCGGAGAGCGGCACGCTCGACCGCGTGCTCAGTTCACAAGTCACTATGGGGACGCTGTTGGCAGGCAAGCTTTGCTATTGTTCGCTGTTGGCATTCTCACAACTGATACTCATGTTCGTTTGGGCCTGGTTGGTTTTTAAGCTGGATTTCATTCCCCACTTGGCCGGCTTTTTCATCATGGGACTTTCGACAGCTTTCTCCGTGGCAGCGTTTGGGATGCTGTTGGCAAGTACGTGCCGAACTCGCGCGCAGCTCGGTCCGCTGTCGACGTTAGTAATCCTGATCATGTCTTCCGTGGGCGGGAGCATGTTCCCGCGCTTTCTCATGCCCGAAGCAATGCAGAAAGCGGGGCTGCTGACCATCAATGCCTGGGCGATTGACGGCTTCACGAAGGTTTTTTGGCGCGATGAACCTGTCACACACCTGTGGCCGCAGGTCCTGGTTCTACTGATTGTGGGCGTGCTCTTTTTCTTAATCGCCCGCAGACTCGCGCGACGCTGGGAATATTCATAA
- a CDS encoding ABC transporter ATP-binding protein: MASAPIVPAPISVLPLRIEALAKRFGELSAVDGITLELHGGECLGLLGPNGAGKSTLIRSIVGRVIPDAGKVLIFGAPADSASARMAMGWVPQDLALYPRLTCRENLEAFGRYHGLGRAALITAVAWCLEWAGLADRADDTVASFSGGMKRRLNMAAGLIHRPKVILMDEPTVGVDPQSRNRIFEMIEKLREQGISMIYTTHYMEEAERLCDRIAIIDHGRIIALGTKEELVRNAFASRSEVIARFGNSDESVLAWVRERGGLFDDGMARFTIERAAEIAGLLEAAANAGHELVDVSLRKPNLESVFLHWTGRELRD, encoded by the coding sequence ATGGCGTCGGCACCGATCGTTCCCGCTCCTATTTCAGTGTTGCCTCTGCGCATTGAAGCACTTGCTAAACGCTTTGGAGAATTGAGCGCGGTCGACGGGATTACCCTTGAGTTGCACGGCGGGGAGTGTTTGGGATTGCTCGGTCCGAACGGAGCCGGCAAAAGCACGCTGATTCGGAGCATCGTGGGTCGCGTGATCCCGGATGCGGGCAAGGTATTAATCTTCGGCGCTCCCGCGGATTCGGCTAGTGCACGCATGGCGATGGGCTGGGTTCCACAAGATCTGGCACTTTATCCCCGGTTAACCTGCCGGGAAAACCTAGAAGCGTTCGGCCGATATCACGGCTTGGGCCGCGCTGCTCTCATCACTGCGGTGGCGTGGTGCCTGGAGTGGGCAGGCCTCGCCGACCGAGCAGATGACACTGTTGCGAGCTTCTCCGGAGGAATGAAACGACGGCTGAACATGGCAGCCGGACTCATCCACCGTCCCAAGGTGATTCTGATGGACGAGCCGACCGTCGGCGTTGATCCGCAGTCGCGCAATCGGATCTTTGAGATGATCGAGAAGCTGCGTGAGCAGGGAATCTCGATGATCTACACGACACACTACATGGAAGAGGCGGAACGGCTGTGCGATCGAATCGCCATCATTGATCATGGGCGCATCATTGCTCTGGGAACGAAGGAAGAGTTGGTGCGCAACGCTTTTGCATCCCGCAGCGAGGTAATTGCCCGATTCGGGAATTCCGACGAGAGCGTCCTTGCCTGGGTGAGAGAACGCGGTGGACTCTTCGACGACGGCATGGCACGGTTCACCATTGAGCGTGCGGCGGAAATCGCTGGATTACTCGAGGCCGCCGCGAATGCCGGCCACGAACTCGTCGATGTCTCCCTGCGCAAGCCCAACCTGGAATCGGTGTTTCTGCATTGGACCGGAAGGGAGTTGCGCGATTGA